The following proteins are encoded in a genomic region of Oryza brachyantha chromosome 11, ObraRS2, whole genome shotgun sequence:
- the LOC107305272 gene encoding armadillo repeat-containing protein 7 produces MFTNAQRQVERTGRHGTPRDQHLQDLVTQFQESTDEESKERIVANLANFAYDPYNYAFMRQLNILELFLDCITEPNERLIEFGIGGICNSCADPANCSVITQCGGIPLVIQCLSSPVKNTVNYALGALYYLCNPSTKKDILKPEVLRAVREYAAAGDVNASFSNLANAFLDKHVNS; encoded by the exons ATGTTCACGAACGCGCAGCGCCAGGTCGAGCGGACCGGCCGCCACGGAACCCCGAGAGACCAGCACCTTCAG GATCTCGTGACCCAGTTCCAGGAGTCCACGGATGAAG AGTCCAAGGAGAGGATTGTTGCAAACTTGGCAAACTTCGCCTATGACCCTTACAACTATGCCTTTATGCGCCAG CTGAACATTCTTGAATTGTTCTTGGACTGCATTACAGAGCCAAACGAACGGCTTATCGAATTTGGCATTGGTGGAATCTGTAATTCTTGCGCCG ATCCAGCAAATTGCTCGGTCATTACACAATGTGGTGGAATTCCGTTGGTTATACAATGCTTATCAAGCCCAGTGAAGAATACC GTGAACTATGCACTTGGGGCTTTGTATTATCTGTGCAACCCTTCGACAAAGAAAGATATTCTGAAACCAGAGGTACTTAGGGCAGTAAGAGAGTATGCTGCAGCTGGAGATGTTAATGCCAGCTTTAGCAATCTGGCAAACGCTTTCCTGGACAAGCATGTCAACTCATGA
- the LOC102707816 gene encoding patatin-like phospholipase domain-containing protein 4, with protein sequence MLRASTRVVGGGRRRALMASSSLLAAFSSSSSSASGLPPKPRPPASASASVPARPRWFRRLTLARAAAGRDPETEPPAAPPEEAERRSLAVRTGELFLGLAALLVRAGRGGAAAVEEVEARDGVVWEQRPEDVEAERRRRELTSPGFSFSAAGLLFPYHLGVAQCLIDRGYLTERTPLAGSSAGAIICAVIASGNTMQDALQVTKDLADNCRSKGTAFRLGAVLKDVLDRFLPDDLHIRCNGRIRVAITRLSWRPRGLLVDQFDSKEDVISAVITSSFIPGYLAPRPATFFRNRLCIDGGLTLFMPPTSASETVRICAFPASRLGLEGIGISPDCNPENRANPRQLFNWALEPAEDEVLDKLYELGYQDAAVWADQRPVELIVKNEQPLPVTD encoded by the exons ATGCTTCGCGCGAGCACACgtgtcgtcggcggcggccgccggcgagccctcatggcctcctcctccctcctcgccgccttctcctcctcctcctcctccgcctccggtcTCCCGCCCAAGCCCCGCcctcccgcctccgcctccgcctccgtgcCCGCGCGGCCGCGGTGGTTCCGTCGCCTCACGCTCGCCCGGGCCGCCGCGGGCCGGGACCCGGAGAcggagccgccggcggcgcccccgGAGGAGGCCGAGAGGAGGTCGCTCGCGGTGAGGACGGGGGAGCTGTTCCTGGGCCTGGCGGCGCTGCTGGTGCGCGCGGGaaggggcggggcggcggcggtggaggaggtggaggcgagGGACGGGGTGGTGTGGGAGCAGCGGCCCGAGGACGTggaggcggagcggcggcggcgggagctgacCAGCCCCGGGTTCAgcttctccgccgccgggCTGCTCTTCCCCTACCACCTCGGCGTCGCGCAGTGCCTCATCGACAGGGGCTACCTCACG GAGAGAACTCCGTTAGCTGGTTCATCAGCTGGTGCCATAATCTGTGCAGTGATTGCATCTGGGAACACAATGCAAGATGCTCTGCAAGTGACCAAGGATCTAGCTGATAACTGCCGGAGCAAAGGGACTGCCTTCCGTCTTGGG GCTGTACTCAAGGACGTTCTGGACAGGTTTCTTCCAGATGATCTGCACATTAGGTGCAATGGAAGGATTCGTG TTGCTATTACTCGGTTGTCCTGGAGGCCTAGGGGCTTGCTGGTTGACCAATTCGACTCAAAAGAAGATGTAATTAGTGCGGTTATTACATCCTCCTTTATTCCTGG ATACTTAGCTCCCAGGCCTGCAACGTTCTTTCGTAACAGGCTCTGCATTGATGGGGGCCTTACATTGTTTATGCCACCCACATCTGCTTCTGAAACA GTTCGAATTTGTGCATTCCCAGCCAGCCGACTAGGATTGGAAGGGATTGGTATTAGTCCAGACTGCAATCCAGAGAACAGAGCTAACCCTCGACAG CTGTTTAACTGGGCCCTGGAACCTGCTGAAGATGAAGTTCTCGACAAATTATATGAGCTTGGATATCAGGACGCGGCTGTATGGGCTGACCAGAGGCCAGTTGAGTTGATTGTTAAGAATGAACAACCACTCCCCGTCACAGATTGA
- the LOC102713778 gene encoding probable glycosyltransferase 6, whose amino-acid sequence MAASETAPFGVSAAAAAASAKGGGGGGGAGRAHGHMVMAARVHDALVFAAGAVGAILVLLATASFLSPLPVTNLVAFRSPVSVASAALGLGADDVGANGGPDAAGRTFYDDSRVSYAVGVGGGRGIARWDARREEWMRLRYPRGLNATAAGRERVVMVSGSQAPPCRGDGGDHLLLRFLKNKVDYCRLHGIELFYNNALLQPRMLAYWAKIPAVRAAMLAHPDAEWVWWVDADAIFTDMDFSLPLDRYKDHNLVVYGWNKEVYGERSWVGLNAGVFLIRNCQWSLDFMDAWARMGPASPEYAKWGNVLHDTLQGKSDHESDDQSALVYLLSEHEEKWGSKTILELGYYFQGYWVEIVDRLDGIAARYESAERRPGAAAKALRRRHAEREHLRYAEARNAAMRSAIPGPAGGGQTGWRRPFMTHFTGCQPCGGKPNKIYSKKSCADGMNRALNFADDQVLRAYGFRHKDPLSDEVRPLPFDYPAAQ is encoded by the coding sequence atggcggcGTCGGAGACCGCGCCGTTCGgcgtctcggcggcggcggcggcggcgtcagccaagggcggcggcgggggagggggcgcGGGGAGGGCGCACGGCCACATGGTGATGGCGGCGCGGGTGCACGACGCGCTCGTCTTCGCGGCGGGCGCGGTGGGGGCCATCCTCGTGCTACTCGCCACGGCGTCGTTCCTGTCGCCCCTGCCCGTGACCAACCTCGTCGCGTTCCGATCCCCGGTCTCGGTCGCCTCCGCAGCGCTCGGgctcggcgccgacgacgtggGGGCGAACGGCGGGCCGGACGCGGCCGGGAGGACGTTCTACGACGACTCGAGGGTGTCGTACGCCGTGGGGGTCGGGGGCGGGAGGGGGATCGCGCGGTGGGACGCGAGGCGGGAGGAGTGGATGCGGCTGCGGTACCCGCGCGGGCTCaacgcgacggcggccgggagggAGCGGGTGGTGATGGTGTCCGGCTCGCAGGCGCCGCCctgccgcggcgacggcggcgaccaccTGCTGCTCCGGTTCCTCAAGAACAAGGTCGACTACTGCCGCCTCCACGGCATCGAGCTCTTCTACAACAACGCGCTGCTCCAGCCCCGGATGCTCGCCTACTGGGCCAAGATCCCCGCTGTGCGCGCTGCCATGCTCGCCCACCCGGACGCCGAGTGGGTCTGGTgggtcgacgccgacgccatcTTCACCGACATGGACTTCTCCCTCCCGCTCGACAGGTACAAGGACCACAACCTCGTCGTCTACGGCTGGAACAAGGAGGTGTACGGCGAGCGGTCGTGGGTCGGGCTCAACGCCGGCGTCTTCCTCATCCGAAACTGCCAGTGGTCGCTCGACTTCATGGACGCGTGGGCGCGCATGGGCCCGGCCTCGCCGGAGTACGCCAAGTGGGGGAACGTGCTCCACGACACGCTCCAGGGGAAGTCCGACCACGAGTCCGACGACCAGTCGGCGCTCGTCTACCTCCTCTCCGAGCACGAGGAGAAGTGGGGGAGCAAGACCATCCTCGAGCTGGGGTACTACTTCCAGGGGTACTGGGTGGAGATCGTCGACCGGCTCGACGGCATCGCGGCGAGGTACGAGTCCGCCGAGCGGAGGCCCGGCGCGGCCGCCAaggcgctccggcggcggcacgcggaGCGGGAGCACCTGCGGTACGCGGAGGCGAGGAACGCGGCGATGAGGAGCGCCATACCGggcccggccggcggcgggcagaccgggtggcggcggccgttcaTGACGCACTTCACCGGGTGCCAGCCGTGCGGCGGCAAGCCGAACAAGATCTACTCGAAGAAGAGCTGCGCCGACGGGATGAACCGCGCGCTCAACTTCGCCGACGACCAGGTGCTCCGCGCGTACGGATTCCGCCACAAGGACCCGCTCTCCGACGAAGTGCGCCCGCTGCCGTTCGACTACCCCGCCGCCCAGTGA
- the LOC102707532 gene encoding probable phospholipase A2 homolog 2, whose product MEHAQLRRLLLVVVLIAAATERSLAGLFGSPPPGSAAAGHDEDNTCSRACESQHCAGTYAQAPLMRYGKYCGVSYTGCPGEAPCDALDACCMLHDACVQATDNDYLNMLCNQSLLDCVAAVRSPAARGGGGGAIRTFEGNQCNMTDVADEITSLVKAAVFAKRILHKP is encoded by the exons ATGGAGCACGCCCAGCTGCGGCGGCTgcttctcgtcgtcgtcctgatcgccgccgccaccgagcgCTCGCTGGCCGGCCTCTTCGGCTCCCCGCCGCCCggttccgccgccgccggccacgacGAGGACAACACG TGCAGCCGAGCGTGCGAGTCCCAGCACTGCGCGGGTACGTATGCAC AGGCGCCGTTGATGAGGTACGGCAAGTACTGCGGCGTGTCGTACACCGGGTGCCCCGGCGAGGCCCCCTGCGACGCCCTCGACGCCTGCTGCATGCTCCACGACGCCTGCGTCCAGGCCACTGACA ATGACTACCTGAACATGTTGTGCAACCAGAGCCTGCTGGACTgcgtggcggcggtgaggtcgccggcggcgaggggaggaggaggaggcgccatCAGGACGTTCGAGGGGAACCAGTGCAACATGACGGACGTCGCCGACGAGATCACGTCGCTCGTCAAGGCCGCCGTCTTCGCCAAGAGGATCCTGCACAAGCCATAG
- the LOC102707255 gene encoding 14-3-3-like protein GF14-D, whose product MSPAEPTREESVYKAKLAEQAERYEEMVEFMERVARSAGGAGGGEELTVEERNLLSVAYKNVIGARRASWRIISSIEQKEEGRGNEAHAATIRSYRGKIEAELARICDGILALLDSHLVPSAGAAESKVFYLKMKGDYHRYLAEFKSGDERKQAAESTMNAYKAAQDIALADLAPTHPIRLGLALNFSVFYYEILNSPDRACNLAKQAFDEAISELDSLGEESYKDSTLIMQLLRDNLTLWTSDANDDGGDEIKEAAAPKETGEQ is encoded by the exons aTGTCGCCGGCGGAGCCGAcgagggaggagagcgtgTACAAGGCGAAGCTGGCGGAGCAGGCGGAGCGGTACGAGGAGATGGTGGAGTTCATGGAGCGGGTGGCGCGCTCGGCGGGgggagccggcggcggggaggagctcACCGTGGAGGAGCGGAACCTGCTGTCGGTGGCGTACAAGAACGTCATCGGCGCCCGCCGCGCGTCGTGGCGGATCATCTCGTCGATCGAGCAgaaggaggaggggcgcgggaaCGAGGCCCACGCCGCCACCATCCGCTCCTACAGGGGCAAGATCGAGGCCGAGCTCGCCCGCATCTGCGACGGCATCCTCGCCCTGCTCGACTCCCACCTCGtcccctccgccggcgccgccgagtccAAGGTCTTCTACCTCAAGATGAAGGGCGACTACCAcag GTACCTCGCGGAGTTTAAGTCTGGGGATGAGAGGAAGCAGGCCGCGGAGAGTACCATGAATGCATACAAGGCTGCTCAG GACATTGCTCTCGCAGATTTGGCTCCAACCCACCCCATAAGGCTTGGGCTTGCACTCAACTTTTCAGTGTTCTACTACGAGATCCTGAATTCCCCTGATCGTGCCTGCAACCTTGCAAAACAG GCATTTGATGAGGCCATATCAGAGCTGGATAGCCTTGGTGAAGAATCCTACAAGGACAGCACTTTGATCATGCAGCTCCTGCGTGACAACTTGACTCTATGGACCTCAGATGCCAAT GATGATGGCGGTGACGAAATCAAGGAAGCCGCAGCTCCAAAAGAAACTGGTGAACAGTGA
- the LOC102714051 gene encoding adagio-like protein 3 isoform X2, producing MVLTVPFYFYRACFSSFPPGYQLVTLSFCCRFLQFRDPHAQRRHPLVDPMVVSEIRRCLNEGIEFQGELLNFRKDGAPLYNRLRLVPMHGDDGFVTHVIGIQLFSEANIDLSNVSYPVYKQQSNHRPNIQEMNSATHEHIPKIQSSEYCYILQLSDEVLAHNILSRLSPRDVASIGSVCTRVHQLTKNDHLRKMVCQNAWGRDVTVRLEMSTKMLGWGRLARELTTLEAASWRKFTVGGRVEPSRCNFSACAVGNRLVLFGGEGVNMQPMDDTFVLNLESARPEWRRVKVSASPPGRWGHTLSWLNGSWLVVFGGCGQQGLLNDVFVLDLDAKQPTWREVASEGPPLPRSWHSSCTLDGSKLVVSGGCTESGVLLSDTFLLDLTKEKPAWKEIPTSWSPPSRLGHTLSVFGKTKLFMFGGLAKSGSLRLRSCDAYTMDAGEDSPQWRQLATTGFPSIGPPPRLDHVAVSLPCGRIIIFGGSIAGLHSPSQLFLLDPAEEKPTWRILNVPGQPPKFAWGHSTCVVGGTRVLVLGGHTGEEWILNELHELCLASRPDDDE from the exons ATGGTTTTAACTgtgcctttttatttttatagggcATGTTTTAGCAGTTTCCCACCAGGCTACCAGTTGGTAACTTTATCGTTCTGTTg CCGATTTTTACAATTTCGGGATCCACATGCCCAAAGACGACATCCGCTTGTTGATCCCATGGTTGTTTCAGAGATCCGCCGTTGCTTAAATGAGGGTATTGAGTTCCAAGGTGAGCTATTGAATTTCAGAAAGGATGGTGCTCCACTGTACAACAGGCTAAGGCTGGTCCCAATGCACGGGGATGATGGTTTCGTAACACACGTCATTGGAATCCAGTTGTTCTCTGAAGCTAACATTGATCTCAGCAACGTATCATATCCAGTGTATAAACAACAGTCCAATCACAGACCCAACATTCAAGAGATGAACTCTGCTACCCATGAACATATTCCTAAGATCCAAAGTTCTGAGTATTGCTACATCCTCCAGCTATCAGATGAAGTTCTGGCACACAACATCTTGTCTCGCCTATCGCCAAGAGATGTCGCATCCATCGGATCAGTATGCACTAGAGTGCATCAGTTGACCAAGAATGATCACCTCAGAAAGATGGTCTGTCAAAACGCATGGGGAAGAGATGTCACTGTGAGGCTTGAAATGAGCACCAAGATGCTAGGATGGGGTCGTCTTGCAAGAGAGCTCACAACCCTTGAGGCGGCTTCATGGAGGAAGTTCACAGTTGGAGGACGCGTTGAGCCTTCCCGGTGCAACTTCAGTGCCTGTGCTGTTGGTAACCGTCTTGTCCTTTTCGGAGGTGAAGGAGTCAACATGCAGCCAATGGATGATACCTTTGTGCTCAACCTGGAGTCTGCAAGGCCTGAATGGCGCCGTGTCAAAGTTTCAGCTTCTCCACCTGGGCGGTGGGGGCACACTCTCTCCTGGCTGAATGGCTCATGGCTGGTAGTCTTTGGAGGCTGTGGACAGCAAGGTTTGCTCAATGATGTCTTTGTCCTTGACCTTGACGCCAAACAGCCCACTTGGAGGGAGGTTGCAAGTGAGGGCCCGCCATTGCCAAGATCTTGGCACAGTTCATGCACTCTGGATGGATCAAAGCTTGTTGTCTCAGGAGGTTGCACCGAATCTGGTGTTCTGCTCAGTGACACATTCCTGCTTGACCTCACCAAGGAAAAACCAGCATGGAAGGAGATCCCAACATCCTGGTCACCGCCATCCCGTCTCGGCCACACCTTGTCTGTCTTTGGCAAGACCAAACTCTTCATGTTTGGTGGTCTGGCAAAGAGTGGCTCTCTCCGGCTTCGTTCCTGCGATGCCTACACGATGGATGCTGGTGAAGACAGCCCGCAATGGAGGCAGTTGGCGACAACCGGGTTCCCAAGCATCGGTCCACCTCCGAGGCTCGATCATGTCGCGGTCAGCCTGCCCTGTGGACGGATCATCATCTTCGGTGGCTCCATCGCCGGGTTGCACTCGCCATCGCAGCTGTTCCTGCTCGACCCGGCGGAGGAGAAGCCGACATGGAGGATCCTGAACGTCCCCGGTCAGCCACCGAAGTTCGCATGGGGGCATAGCACCTGCGTGGTTGGCGGCACCAGGGTTCTTGTCCTGGGGGGCCACACTGGGGAGGAGTGGATCCTGAATGAGCTCCATGAGCTCTGCCTGGCGAGCAGGCCCGATGATGATGAGTGA
- the LOC102714051 gene encoding adagio-like protein 3 isoform X1 — MFDAADRGGGGGVVAVKRMKLCEEEEEEEDEEGMEVDLDDEEEGEEEEEEEKGWVWRPPGGAGEEEAAAWEGRAAAIVVSDAVEADFPVIYVNAAFEAATGYHANEVLGRNCRFLQFRDPHAQRRHPLVDPMVVSEIRRCLNEGIEFQGELLNFRKDGAPLYNRLRLVPMHGDDGFVTHVIGIQLFSEANIDLSNVSYPVYKQQSNHRPNIQEMNSATHEHIPKIQSSEYCYILQLSDEVLAHNILSRLSPRDVASIGSVCTRVHQLTKNDHLRKMVCQNAWGRDVTVRLEMSTKMLGWGRLARELTTLEAASWRKFTVGGRVEPSRCNFSACAVGNRLVLFGGEGVNMQPMDDTFVLNLESARPEWRRVKVSASPPGRWGHTLSWLNGSWLVVFGGCGQQGLLNDVFVLDLDAKQPTWREVASEGPPLPRSWHSSCTLDGSKLVVSGGCTESGVLLSDTFLLDLTKEKPAWKEIPTSWSPPSRLGHTLSVFGKTKLFMFGGLAKSGSLRLRSCDAYTMDAGEDSPQWRQLATTGFPSIGPPPRLDHVAVSLPCGRIIIFGGSIAGLHSPSQLFLLDPAEEKPTWRILNVPGQPPKFAWGHSTCVVGGTRVLVLGGHTGEEWILNELHELCLASRPDDDE; from the exons ATGTTTGATGCGGCGGAtcgcgggggaggcggcggggtggTGGCGGTGAAGAGGATGAAGCTgtgcgaggaggaggaggaggaggaggatgaggaggggATGGAGGTGGATTTggatgatgaggaggagggggaggaggaggaggaggaggagaagggatGGGTGTGGAGGCCGCCGGGGGgagcgggggaggaggaggcggcggcgtgggaggggagggcggcggcgatcgtgGTGTCCGACGCGGTGGAGGCGGACTTCCCCGTCATCTACGTCAACGCCGCCTTCGAGGCCGCCACGGGGTACCACGCCAACGAGGTCCTCGGCCGCAACTG CCGATTTTTACAATTTCGGGATCCACATGCCCAAAGACGACATCCGCTTGTTGATCCCATGGTTGTTTCAGAGATCCGCCGTTGCTTAAATGAGGGTATTGAGTTCCAAGGTGAGCTATTGAATTTCAGAAAGGATGGTGCTCCACTGTACAACAGGCTAAGGCTGGTCCCAATGCACGGGGATGATGGTTTCGTAACACACGTCATTGGAATCCAGTTGTTCTCTGAAGCTAACATTGATCTCAGCAACGTATCATATCCAGTGTATAAACAACAGTCCAATCACAGACCCAACATTCAAGAGATGAACTCTGCTACCCATGAACATATTCCTAAGATCCAAAGTTCTGAGTATTGCTACATCCTCCAGCTATCAGATGAAGTTCTGGCACACAACATCTTGTCTCGCCTATCGCCAAGAGATGTCGCATCCATCGGATCAGTATGCACTAGAGTGCATCAGTTGACCAAGAATGATCACCTCAGAAAGATGGTCTGTCAAAACGCATGGGGAAGAGATGTCACTGTGAGGCTTGAAATGAGCACCAAGATGCTAGGATGGGGTCGTCTTGCAAGAGAGCTCACAACCCTTGAGGCGGCTTCATGGAGGAAGTTCACAGTTGGAGGACGCGTTGAGCCTTCCCGGTGCAACTTCAGTGCCTGTGCTGTTGGTAACCGTCTTGTCCTTTTCGGAGGTGAAGGAGTCAACATGCAGCCAATGGATGATACCTTTGTGCTCAACCTGGAGTCTGCAAGGCCTGAATGGCGCCGTGTCAAAGTTTCAGCTTCTCCACCTGGGCGGTGGGGGCACACTCTCTCCTGGCTGAATGGCTCATGGCTGGTAGTCTTTGGAGGCTGTGGACAGCAAGGTTTGCTCAATGATGTCTTTGTCCTTGACCTTGACGCCAAACAGCCCACTTGGAGGGAGGTTGCAAGTGAGGGCCCGCCATTGCCAAGATCTTGGCACAGTTCATGCACTCTGGATGGATCAAAGCTTGTTGTCTCAGGAGGTTGCACCGAATCTGGTGTTCTGCTCAGTGACACATTCCTGCTTGACCTCACCAAGGAAAAACCAGCATGGAAGGAGATCCCAACATCCTGGTCACCGCCATCCCGTCTCGGCCACACCTTGTCTGTCTTTGGCAAGACCAAACTCTTCATGTTTGGTGGTCTGGCAAAGAGTGGCTCTCTCCGGCTTCGTTCCTGCGATGCCTACACGATGGATGCTGGTGAAGACAGCCCGCAATGGAGGCAGTTGGCGACAACCGGGTTCCCAAGCATCGGTCCACCTCCGAGGCTCGATCATGTCGCGGTCAGCCTGCCCTGTGGACGGATCATCATCTTCGGTGGCTCCATCGCCGGGTTGCACTCGCCATCGCAGCTGTTCCTGCTCGACCCGGCGGAGGAGAAGCCGACATGGAGGATCCTGAACGTCCCCGGTCAGCCACCGAAGTTCGCATGGGGGCATAGCACCTGCGTGGTTGGCGGCACCAGGGTTCTTGTCCTGGGGGGCCACACTGGGGAGGAGTGGATCCTGAATGAGCTCCATGAGCTCTGCCTGGCGAGCAGGCCCGATGATGATGAGTGA
- the LOC102706979 gene encoding uncharacterized protein LOC102706979, which translates to MRPRWGEVTTAAERPRRGELGVAARPRREELVLLLCSFMCSFFVWILQVDTVAVCIVENEVCLAGVRHIWQGNSFTAWEKRWVTKVMLIVAEHDDKLVAGALNRIGGDTLFVAYGDVCQMLISPTCILKLAIIRQFKQLWN; encoded by the exons ATGCGGCCGAGGTGGGGGGAGGTCACGACGGCCGCGGAGCGGCCGAGGCGGGGGGAGCTCGGGGTAGCAGCGCGGCCTCGCCGGGAGGAGCTCGTGTTGCTATTGTGTTCTTTCATGTGCTCTTTCTTTG TATGGATCTTGCAGGTTGACACTGTCGCTGTATGCATTGTGGAGAACGAGGTATGTTTAG CTGGTGTACGTCATATTTGGCAAGGGAATTCTTTCACCGCTTGGGAGAAAAGATGGGTGACTAAGGTGATGCTTATTGTTGCTGAACATGATGATAAACTTGTTGCTGGGGCACTTAACCGTATTGGAGGTGACACGCTGTTTGTCGCTTATGGGGATGTCTGCCAGATGCTTATTTCCCCAACTTGCATTTTGAAGCTTGCTATTATCAG GCAATTCAAGCAACTATGGAATTGA